Proteins co-encoded in one Chitinispirillales bacterium ANBcel5 genomic window:
- a CDS encoding DUF1540 domain-containing protein, with translation MEKMEMPAISNCDAQECVYNDNGKCITYAITVGSEKPCCDTFMAPEANISKGGVQGILGSVGACHMHDCKFNSNLECSASAINVTVPSSGCPDCATYQRK, from the coding sequence ATGGAAAAAATGGAAATGCCGGCAATTAGTAACTGTGACGCGCAGGAATGTGTGTATAATGATAATGGTAAATGCATAACCTATGCTATCACCGTTGGCAGTGAAAAACCATGTTGCGACACCTTCATGGCTCCGGAAGCTAACATTTCAAAAGGTGGTGTACAGGGAATTTTGGGTTCTGTGGGAGCTTGCCATATGCATGATTGCAAGTTCAACAGCAATCTTGAGTGCTCTGCATCAGCAATAAATGTCACCGTCCCATCTTCGGGATGTCCTGACTGTGCAACGTATCAAAGGAAATAA
- a CDS encoding tetratricopeptide repeat protein yields MKKELLLLFSVLLFNVTVASNLSSEIGKRLIYDEKKGILYVDEGEYNKIQAQRVENRKAASSPKVKLQNQELLIGRGKDPPEVYFESGMRFFQSGDYTMALKAFSHAESVEEKPRYILWVGKTHRQLGNHEKMLEKMDTILASYPDSDVADDALFEIAFFYQSANNYERAIKTYNRLAEQYPFGKSYLGNHDFLQIAREQTRYMRSELLEMLRLFGFNGEDLIRSLRLYQQKYGLIQNGKADQETVNHIKKNYKNMLLQKQREQALKMQVLEYQNYLIASGIVAVFLIVINITLKVKTKEKKLHLALLKQNISDIKSRSK; encoded by the coding sequence ATGAAAAAGGAGCTTCTACTGTTATTTTCTGTACTGCTTTTCAATGTTACAGTTGCTTCTAATTTATCATCTGAAATTGGAAAAAGACTTATTTATGATGAAAAAAAGGGAATTCTTTATGTTGATGAAGGTGAATATAACAAAATACAGGCTCAAAGGGTTGAAAACAGAAAAGCAGCTTCTTCACCCAAAGTAAAATTACAAAATCAGGAACTTTTAATTGGTAGAGGTAAAGATCCACCTGAAGTATACTTTGAGTCAGGAATGAGGTTTTTTCAAAGTGGAGATTATACTATGGCTTTAAAAGCCTTTTCTCATGCTGAGTCGGTAGAAGAAAAACCAAGGTATATTTTATGGGTTGGTAAAACTCACAGGCAACTTGGAAATCATGAGAAAATGCTCGAAAAAATGGATACAATTTTAGCATCTTATCCAGATAGTGACGTAGCTGATGACGCGCTGTTTGAAATAGCATTTTTCTATCAATCTGCTAACAACTATGAGAGGGCAATAAAAACATATAATCGGCTTGCAGAGCAATATCCTTTTGGAAAGTCATATCTTGGAAATCATGACTTTCTGCAGATTGCAAGGGAACAAACCAGATATATGCGATCTGAACTTCTGGAAATGTTGAGACTTTTTGGTTTTAATGGAGAAGACCTTATAAGATCCCTGCGTCTTTATCAGCAAAAATACGGACTCATTCAAAATGGCAAGGCCGATCAGGAAACGGTAAATCACATCAAAAAAAACTATAAAAACATGTTACTACAAAAACAAAGGGAACAAGCACTGAAGATGCAGGTTTTAGAGTACCAAAATTACTTGATAGCCTCAGGTATAGTAGCAGTTTTTTTGATTGTGATCAATATAACGTTGAAAGTAAAAACAAAAGAGAAAAAATTACATCTTGCGCTTCTTAAGCAAAATATATCTGATATCAAGAGCAGGTCCAAATGA
- a CDS encoding glycogen/starch/alpha-glucan phosphorylase — protein sequence MVEKISGSIKNSKEKKSIHDWDIRFKGMTAEDIRSAFLNNLEYSIAKDRYSVNTYDEFLSLCYSVRERIIERWIKSRQKYHGDNVKRVYYLSMEFLMGRLLGDNIMNLQLTESCEKAMKDLDLNIEELLDQEHDAGLGNGGLGRLAACYLDSMATLRLPSVGYGIRYDFGIFNQKIQDGYQHETPEQWLQLRNPWEIERPEYKVTIKYYGKVMYYREPNGHLQVNWIDTEDVIALPYDMPIPGYGVNNVNTLRLWSARSAEEFNLQFFNNGDYIGACQDKLNSENISKVLYPNDNNISGRELRLKQQYFFSSASLQDIIRRFLQSNSDFTKFPEKVSIQLNDTHPAISIVELMRLLLDEHKLGWDEAWDIVTRTFAYTNHTLMPEALEKWSVGLMKHLLPRLMEIIYEINHRFLRQVSYKFPGDTDRMARMSIIEEGAEQQVRMAYLGIVGSHSVNGVSALHTKLLTSGLVKDFHELWPAKFNNKTNGITQRRWLYKSNPSLRDLISKRIGDGWVTDLKQLRKLESYADDPEFHEAWRKAKQNSKDRFVEKLRKWEGLRIDPNMMFDVQVKRIHEYKRQLLNILHCIHLYQQIKDGKTESFVPRTVMFAGKAAPGYYMAKLIIKFINDVASVINHDPEARGLLEVHFLPNYRVSLAEYVIPAADLSEQISTAGTEASGTGNMKFALNGALTIGTMDGANVEMCEEMGEENMFIFGLRTNEVEKLKTEGYNPWDYHNNSPDLQRVMGLISSGFFSPEDPHLFAPIYESILHHGDKYMIMADFDAYVKCQEEVARVYRDDQKTWTRKSILNVASMGKFSSDRSISDYANDIWHVEPVDVKLDGRK from the coding sequence ATGGTAGAAAAAATATCGGGAAGTATCAAAAACTCTAAAGAAAAAAAGTCGATTCATGATTGGGATATCAGGTTTAAGGGAATGACTGCAGAAGATATCCGTAGTGCCTTTTTAAACAATCTTGAGTACAGCATTGCCAAAGATCGCTATTCTGTGAATACCTATGATGAGTTTTTGAGCTTATGTTACTCAGTCAGAGAGCGGATTATAGAACGGTGGATAAAGAGTCGTCAAAAGTATCATGGAGATAATGTGAAGAGGGTTTATTACCTTTCCATGGAATTTTTAATGGGACGACTTCTTGGTGATAATATTATGAATCTTCAGCTCACGGAATCCTGTGAAAAAGCCATGAAGGATTTAGATCTGAATATTGAAGAACTACTTGATCAGGAACATGACGCTGGATTAGGTAATGGTGGTCTTGGAAGACTTGCTGCCTGTTACCTCGATTCCATGGCTACTCTTAGGCTTCCCTCAGTCGGTTATGGAATACGTTATGATTTTGGAATTTTTAATCAGAAAATTCAGGATGGCTATCAACACGAAACTCCAGAGCAGTGGTTACAGCTTAGAAATCCCTGGGAGATTGAGCGTCCAGAGTATAAAGTGACTATAAAGTATTACGGAAAGGTTATGTATTACCGGGAACCAAATGGTCATCTTCAGGTTAATTGGATAGATACCGAGGATGTCATTGCTCTTCCCTACGATATGCCGATACCGGGGTATGGAGTAAATAACGTAAATACATTACGACTGTGGTCAGCCCGGAGTGCAGAGGAATTTAATCTTCAATTTTTCAATAACGGAGATTACATTGGGGCATGTCAGGATAAACTCAACAGCGAAAATATCTCTAAAGTTCTTTATCCAAATGATAATAATATCTCTGGACGGGAACTTCGGTTAAAACAACAGTACTTTTTCTCCTCTGCTTCACTGCAGGACATAATAAGAAGATTTCTTCAATCTAATAGTGATTTCACCAAATTTCCCGAAAAAGTATCTATTCAACTGAATGATACTCATCCAGCTATTTCTATTGTTGAACTTATGCGACTTCTTCTTGATGAACACAAGCTTGGCTGGGATGAAGCCTGGGATATTGTTACACGTACCTTTGCTTATACCAATCATACACTCATGCCAGAAGCGCTTGAAAAGTGGTCGGTGGGACTGATGAAGCACTTACTGCCGCGTCTAATGGAAATTATTTACGAGATAAACCATCGCTTTTTACGTCAGGTTTCGTATAAATTTCCCGGGGATACGGATCGTATGGCAAGAATGTCTATCATCGAAGAGGGCGCTGAGCAACAGGTTAGAATGGCCTATCTTGGCATAGTAGGAAGTCACTCAGTTAATGGAGTATCTGCCTTACATACCAAACTTCTTACAAGCGGACTGGTTAAGGATTTTCATGAACTATGGCCTGCAAAGTTTAATAATAAAACAAACGGGATTACACAGCGACGCTGGTTATATAAATCTAATCCTTCTCTTCGTGATCTTATTTCAAAGCGAATCGGTGATGGTTGGGTAACTGATCTTAAACAATTACGAAAGCTTGAATCGTATGCTGATGATCCTGAGTTTCATGAAGCATGGAGAAAAGCAAAACAAAACAGTAAAGACAGATTTGTAGAGAAGCTGCGTAAATGGGAAGGACTCAGAATTGATCCCAATATGATGTTTGATGTGCAGGTAAAAAGAATACATGAATATAAGCGTCAGCTGTTAAATATTCTTCACTGTATTCATCTGTATCAACAGATTAAAGATGGCAAAACAGAAAGCTTTGTTCCAAGAACTGTTATGTTTGCAGGAAAAGCAGCTCCGGGATATTATATGGCGAAACTGATAATAAAATTTATAAATGATGTAGCGTCAGTGATAAACCATGATCCCGAAGCAAGAGGACTTCTTGAGGTACATTTCCTTCCTAACTACAGAGTATCACTTGCTGAATACGTGATTCCTGCCGCCGATTTATCAGAACAGATCTCAACCGCGGGAACCGAAGCAAGTGGAACTGGTAATATGAAATTTGCCCTCAACGGTGCATTAACCATCGGGACTATGGATGGTGCAAATGTTGAGATGTGTGAAGAGATGGGTGAAGAGAATATGTTCATATTTGGTCTTCGTACAAATGAAGTAGAAAAACTTAAAACCGAAGGCTACAACCCTTGGGATTATCATAATAACAGCCCTGATCTCCAAAGAGTTATGGGACTGATTTCAAGTGGATTTTTCTCTCCTGAAGATCCTCACCTATTTGCTCCAATCTATGAAAGTATTCTTCACCATGGTGATAAATACATGATAATGGCAGATTTTGATGCCTATGTGAAGTGTCAGGAAGAAGTAGCAAGAGTATACAGAGATGATCAGAAAACATGGACCAGAAAATCTATCCTTAATGTAGCAAGTATGGGTAAATTTTCATCGGACCGTTCAATTAGTGATTATGCTAACGATATATGGCATGTCGAACCTGTAGATGTAAAACTTGATGGTAGAAAATAA
- a CDS encoding AAA family ATPase, with translation MSVDISGLNERIKEESSFVSEMKSEMGKVIVGQSKMVDRLLIGLLTKGHILLEGVPGLAKTLSISTLAKIVDTDFKRIQFTPDLLPADILGTMVYNQKTGEFVPKKGPLFSNIILADEINRAPAKVQSALLEAMQERQVTIGDETYALKEPFLVLATQNPIEQEGTYPLPEAQVDRFMLKLRIVYPTKEEEKEILSRMSTGPVPEAQKIVTVDKLLASRELVNEIYMDPRVEEYIVNIVYASREPAQCQLDDLKELIAYGASPRATLFLCRAARAHAFIRGRGYVTPEDVKSIGMDVLRHRVLVTYEAEAENITSEQIVQKIFDSVEVP, from the coding sequence ATGAGCGTGGACATTTCAGGTCTTAACGAACGAATTAAAGAAGAGAGCAGTTTTGTTTCAGAAATGAAATCAGAAATGGGAAAAGTAATAGTGGGTCAATCAAAGATGGTGGACCGGTTATTAATTGGGCTTTTGACCAAAGGACACATCCTTCTTGAAGGCGTTCCCGGGCTTGCAAAAACGCTTTCAATTTCAACTCTGGCTAAAATAGTAGATACTGATTTCAAAAGAATACAGTTTACCCCGGATCTTTTGCCTGCAGATATTTTAGGAACAATGGTTTATAATCAAAAAACCGGGGAATTTGTACCAAAAAAAGGACCGCTTTTTTCTAATATTATCCTCGCAGATGAAATTAACCGTGCTCCAGCTAAAGTACAAAGTGCTCTACTTGAAGCTATGCAGGAGCGCCAGGTAACGATAGGAGATGAAACCTATGCTCTTAAAGAACCTTTTTTGGTACTTGCAACCCAAAATCCAATAGAACAGGAGGGAACCTATCCCCTTCCGGAAGCTCAGGTTGACCGTTTTATGCTCAAACTGAGAATAGTATATCCCACCAAAGAGGAAGAAAAAGAAATTTTATCACGTATGTCTACAGGGCCGGTTCCTGAAGCGCAGAAAATTGTGACCGTTGATAAACTGTTGGCTTCACGTGAGCTTGTTAACGAAATTTATATGGATCCAAGGGTTGAGGAGTATATAGTTAATATTGTCTACGCATCAAGAGAACCTGCCCAGTGTCAGCTTGATGATCTTAAAGAACTTATTGCTTATGGTGCCTCTCCAAGAGCGACGCTTTTTCTCTGCAGAGCGGCACGGGCACATGCATTCATACGGGGACGTGGGTATGTAACTCCGGAAGATGTCAAATCGATTGGTATGGATGTGTTGCGTCACAGGGTGTTGGTTACCTATGAAGCTGAAGCAGAAAATATTACTTCCGAGCAGATAGTGCAAAAGATATTCGACAGTGTGGAAGTGCCCTGA
- a CDS encoding KamA family radical SAM protein, whose product MISTSSLMDSSKEQLLETLWASDKKIHEHLCKAKDINNARDMVLKYLDEVEHHYFHIFSPRYRTLYHIIERNNAKDCIRIFKNIIRTENEQLTSSSALELLFKLAQQDSDALKECHKGFICEFIFLFRGINGKTEILTRANVSATVLKKKDALNRSHHLDRYSDSMTSAFKKFRCGTDKEVKKSISSTKTKILSFFGATENDWNDYKWHLSNIIRDKEILEKLVTLTEDEKVGMQEAQLCDISVQITPYYLSLFLDGELKKYDDAIRAQVIPTKTYCRKVKENKEKGIDHDFMGEKSTSPVPCVTRRYPQIVILKPYDSCPQICVYCQRNWEITNIDSASVSKENVDNAIEWISKTKSITEVLVTGGDPLTLEDERLDEILYKVSEIKHVERIRIGTRTIVTLPMRITPNLISILKKYHQWGKREVSIMTHVEHAMEITDEVLDAVRLIKEAGMNIYNQQVFTYHNSRRFESCFLRKIIKVSGIDPYYSFNTKGKEETIDYRVPISRIEQERKEEARLLPGLQRTDEPVFNVPKLGKSHLRAVQDHEPIMILPDGKRVYRFYPWESKLALADDYLYTDTSIYEYLERLKSDGENIDEYQSMWYYF is encoded by the coding sequence ATGATCTCAACTTCATCACTGATGGATTCTTCAAAAGAACAGCTTCTTGAAACACTATGGGCCAGTGATAAAAAAATTCATGAACACCTTTGTAAGGCCAAAGATATCAACAATGCAAGAGACATGGTCTTAAAGTATCTTGATGAAGTCGAACATCACTACTTTCATATTTTTTCCCCAAGATACAGAACGCTTTACCACATAATTGAGCGTAATAACGCAAAAGATTGTATCAGAATATTCAAAAACATCATTCGCACCGAAAACGAACAACTCACATCCTCTTCAGCACTCGAATTACTTTTCAAACTCGCCCAACAAGATTCAGATGCACTTAAAGAGTGCCATAAAGGTTTTATTTGCGAATTCATCTTCCTGTTTAGAGGCATCAATGGAAAGACTGAAATACTTACCAGAGCAAATGTAAGTGCTACAGTTCTTAAAAAGAAAGATGCTTTAAACCGCTCCCATCATCTTGATCGTTACTCCGACAGTATGACCAGTGCTTTTAAAAAATTCAGATGCGGTACCGATAAAGAGGTGAAAAAATCTATATCTTCCACCAAAACAAAAATCCTTTCCTTTTTTGGTGCTACTGAAAATGATTGGAATGACTATAAGTGGCATCTCTCCAATATCATAAGAGACAAAGAAATTCTGGAAAAATTGGTCACTCTTACTGAAGATGAAAAGGTTGGAATGCAGGAAGCTCAGCTCTGCGACATTTCTGTACAGATAACACCCTACTATCTCTCTTTGTTTCTTGATGGTGAGCTCAAAAAATATGATGATGCTATACGAGCCCAGGTTATTCCTACAAAAACCTACTGTCGAAAAGTAAAAGAAAATAAAGAAAAAGGCATTGACCACGATTTTATGGGCGAAAAATCAACCAGCCCTGTTCCATGCGTAACCAGAAGATATCCTCAGATCGTTATACTCAAACCCTACGATTCATGCCCTCAGATTTGTGTATACTGTCAGAGAAACTGGGAAATAACCAATATAGACAGCGCCTCTGTTTCAAAAGAAAACGTTGATAATGCCATAGAATGGATCAGTAAAACTAAATCCATAACCGAAGTTCTGGTTACCGGAGGGGATCCCCTTACTCTTGAGGATGAAAGACTCGATGAAATTTTATATAAAGTTTCTGAAATAAAACATGTGGAAAGAATCAGAATAGGTACCAGAACTATAGTTACTCTCCCAATGCGAATCACCCCAAATCTTATTTCCATACTTAAAAAGTATCATCAGTGGGGGAAAAGAGAAGTCTCAATTATGACTCATGTTGAACATGCTATGGAGATTACTGATGAAGTTCTTGATGCTGTGAGACTTATTAAAGAAGCTGGTATGAATATCTATAACCAGCAGGTTTTCACGTATCATAACAGTCGTAGATTCGAATCATGCTTTTTGAGAAAAATAATTAAGGTAAGCGGAATAGACCCATACTACTCTTTTAACACTAAAGGCAAAGAGGAAACAATAGATTACAGAGTGCCTATATCAAGAATTGAGCAAGAAAGAAAAGAGGAAGCTCGGCTATTACCCGGACTACAACGCACAGATGAACCAGTTTTTAATGTACCTAAACTTGGTAAAAGTCATCTCAGAGCAGTGCAGGATCATGAACCTATTATGATTTTACCTGATGGAAAAAGAGTTTACAGGTTTTATCCCTGGGAATCAAAACTTGCTCTTGCCGATGACTACCTCTATACTGATACTTCTATCTATGAGTACCTTGAAAGACTAAAAAGTGATGGGGAAAATATTGATGAGTATCAGTCCATGTGGTATTATTTTTAA
- a CDS encoding STAS domain-containing protein, whose protein sequence is MELSITSIADFKVIKPVGRIDWENARVLDKEISAVIDDGFSQIVFNLEEVSFICSGGIGALVYNLNKVKKMGGGIYIISNSEYINFLFETLKFDIIFEGFLFKTFEQFSEKILDKIPS, encoded by the coding sequence GTGGAACTTTCAATTACTTCTATCGCAGACTTCAAAGTCATAAAACCAGTTGGTCGAATTGACTGGGAAAATGCTCGTGTTTTGGATAAGGAAATTTCTGCTGTAATCGACGATGGTTTCAGTCAGATTGTTTTTAATCTGGAAGAGGTTTCTTTTATCTGTAGTGGTGGAATAGGTGCCCTGGTTTATAATCTCAATAAAGTTAAAAAAATGGGCGGCGGTATCTATATAATCTCCAACAGTGAATACATCAATTTCCTGTTTGAGACTTTAAAATTCGACATTATCTTTGAAGGGTTCCTTTTTAAAACATTTGAACAGTTTTCCGAAAAGATTTTGGACAAAATACCATCATGA
- a CDS encoding class I mannose-6-phosphate isomerase, giving the protein MTDILTEPLLFEPIFKEKVWGGSMLQKYLNKQFDPTVPIGESWEICGHGNDQSIITKGYVKGTSLHDLHLKFPTSLAGANILSRSFPLLIKFLDAHQDLSVQVHPDDHQVKQKGWGEFGKTECWYIVNAKKNAEIIAGFNRNVTKKEIKDAVISKTLDKLLNFIPVSSGDVLFIPAGTVHAILGETLIYEVQETSDITLRLYDWGRKGLDGTSRKLHLEEALEVIDTSCNNNFKIPPVTYHQNGVKHSFRCACRYFALEQYFFEKNTTIKLQPKKSFRIITVLQNSAQLFYPSGKLKVQKGQSVLIPAQLKNLETYATEGSNLLLASVPDIVEEVISPLLAKGFSTWDIADLGGCHQANDLIDFLNM; this is encoded by the coding sequence ATGACAGACATACTAACCGAACCGCTTCTTTTTGAACCAATTTTCAAAGAGAAGGTCTGGGGAGGTAGTATGCTTCAAAAGTACCTTAATAAACAATTCGATCCCACTGTCCCTATTGGCGAATCCTGGGAAATTTGCGGACATGGAAACGATCAATCCATAATTACTAAAGGTTACGTTAAAGGAACCAGTTTACACGATCTGCACTTAAAGTTTCCTACCTCTCTTGCCGGAGCTAATATTTTAAGTCGCTCATTTCCTCTTTTAATCAAATTTCTCGATGCTCATCAAGACTTATCTGTTCAGGTTCACCCTGATGACCACCAGGTAAAACAGAAAGGGTGGGGGGAATTTGGTAAAACAGAGTGTTGGTATATCGTAAATGCTAAAAAAAATGCCGAAATTATCGCAGGATTCAACAGAAATGTCACCAAAAAAGAAATTAAAGATGCTGTTATTTCAAAAACACTCGATAAGCTGTTGAATTTTATACCTGTAAGTTCCGGTGATGTATTATTTATACCTGCAGGAACGGTTCATGCTATTCTTGGTGAAACTCTTATTTATGAAGTTCAGGAGACTTCTGACATTACCCTTCGATTATATGACTGGGGTCGAAAGGGTCTGGATGGTACTTCAAGAAAACTGCATCTTGAGGAAGCACTGGAAGTAATAGATACCTCATGCAATAACAATTTTAAAATTCCCCCCGTTACCTACCATCAAAATGGTGTTAAACACAGTTTTAGATGTGCATGCAGGTATTTTGCTCTCGAACAATATTTTTTTGAGAAAAACACTACCATAAAACTACAACCCAAAAAATCTTTTCGTATTATAACTGTTTTGCAAAACAGTGCTCAGCTCTTTTACCCCTCTGGAAAACTTAAGGTCCAAAAGGGGCAATCTGTTCTAATTCCTGCACAGCTTAAGAATCTTGAAACCTATGCCACAGAGGGTAGTAATTTACTGCTTGCATCAGTTCCCGATATAGTTGAAGAAGTTATTAGTCCCTTACTCGCAAAAGGATTTTCAACATGGGATATTGCTGATCTTGGTGGATGCCACCAAGCTAATGATCTGATCGATTTTTTGAACATGTAA
- a CDS encoding TIGR02147 family protein yields MNDEVIKPDIYNYLDYRKFLDDIYKYYKSVNRHFSYRFIAKKTGASSAGWFPNIVKGRINLTSIYVGKLNKLLKLNVEEQEYFELLVAYNQSGSHEEKSIFFNKLKSLQYIQPALIHKEHLAYLTKWYISAVRELLLIFPFKDDCKSLSEIITPQLDETEVREALDVLKKIGLVRADKSGYIKPCDSIIMKDPTVKTSLWKTYMESKINLGKDSINLFNKEERDISEVYMPLSKSGFEQACKEIAILRKKLLVISENDSDPDRVYQCSVQMFPLSRSVKKQN; encoded by the coding sequence ATGAATGATGAAGTCATAAAACCTGATATCTATAACTATCTGGATTACAGAAAATTTCTTGATGATATTTATAAGTACTACAAATCAGTTAATAGACATTTTTCTTATAGATTCATTGCAAAAAAAACCGGAGCCTCCTCCGCTGGTTGGTTTCCTAATATCGTTAAAGGTAGAATTAATCTCACCAGTATTTATGTTGGTAAGCTTAATAAATTACTAAAGCTTAACGTAGAAGAGCAAGAGTACTTCGAGCTCCTTGTAGCATATAATCAGAGTGGAAGTCATGAAGAAAAAAGTATTTTTTTTAATAAATTAAAATCCCTTCAATACATACAACCTGCGCTTATTCATAAAGAACATCTGGCATATCTTACTAAGTGGTACATTTCTGCTGTCAGAGAGCTTCTCCTTATTTTTCCCTTTAAAGATGATTGTAAGTCTTTATCCGAAATAATCACTCCTCAGCTTGATGAAACTGAAGTCAGGGAGGCTCTGGATGTCCTTAAAAAGATAGGCTTAGTAAGAGCTGATAAATCTGGATATATCAAACCATGTGATTCTATTATTATGAAAGATCCCACGGTAAAAACAAGTTTATGGAAAACATATATGGAGTCTAAAATCAACCTTGGGAAAGATTCAATAAACCTGTTCAATAAGGAAGAGCGGGATATTTCCGAAGTATATATGCCACTATCTAAAAGTGGTTTTGAACAGGCCTGTAAAGAGATCGCTATACTCAGAAAAAAACTTCTTGTTATTTCCGAAAATGACTCAGATCCTGATCGGGTTTATCAATGTTCAGTCCAGATGTTTCCTTTAAGCAGAAGCGTAAAAAAACAAAATTAG
- a CDS encoding DUF58 domain-containing protein: protein MIPKEIIQKVRHIEIKTKSIVNSILSGEYHSAFKGRGMEFSEVRAYAEGDDIRNIDWNVTARIGEPYVKKHIEERELTVMLVVDASASGNFGSVNKLKGEMAVELCALIAFSAIKNNDRVGLVIFSSGVERFIPPKKGRNHVLRVIRELLYFEPEKKGTDIAQALSFLNRVQTKSSVVFLVSDFIAPPFEKPLRVISRHHDVIAVTVRDPREEQLPALGFVELEDSETGEITLIDTNDSNLRNHFQKEKQHKKQQLSSLFRSMGVDEISVSTETDFIEPLVSFFKKRERKH, encoded by the coding sequence ATGATACCAAAAGAGATAATTCAAAAAGTTCGTCATATTGAAATAAAAACTAAAAGCATTGTAAATTCAATCCTCTCCGGAGAATACCACAGTGCTTTTAAAGGAAGAGGGATGGAATTCTCCGAGGTAAGAGCATATGCTGAAGGAGATGATATAAGAAATATCGATTGGAATGTTACTGCTCGAATTGGTGAACCATATGTAAAAAAGCATATTGAAGAACGAGAACTAACGGTAATGCTTGTGGTTGATGCATCAGCTTCGGGAAATTTTGGATCTGTTAACAAACTCAAAGGAGAGATGGCAGTAGAATTGTGTGCCCTTATTGCTTTTTCGGCCATTAAAAATAATGACCGAGTAGGTCTTGTAATTTTCTCCAGTGGTGTTGAGCGCTTCATACCACCAAAAAAAGGAAGAAATCATGTATTACGAGTCATTAGAGAACTTCTTTACTTTGAGCCGGAAAAAAAAGGAACTGATATAGCACAGGCACTATCATTTTTAAACAGGGTTCAAACAAAATCTTCTGTTGTTTTCCTCGTTTCAGATTTTATCGCCCCTCCGTTTGAAAAACCCTTGAGGGTTATTTCACGACATCATGATGTCATTGCAGTAACAGTCAGAGATCCCCGGGAAGAACAATTGCCTGCGCTGGGATTTGTAGAACTTGAAGATTCCGAAACCGGTGAAATCACACTTATAGATACAAATGATTCGAATTTAAGAAATCATTTTCAAAAAGAAAAACAACATAAAAAACAGCAGCTTAGTTCTCTTTTCAGGTCGATGGGGGTAGATGAGATCAGTGTATCAACAGAAACGGATTTCATAGAACCTCTTGTTTCGTTTTTTAAAAAAAGGGAACGCAAGCATTGA